In the Epinephelus lanceolatus isolate andai-2023 chromosome 6, ASM4190304v1, whole genome shotgun sequence genome, one interval contains:
- the LOC117253517 gene encoding regulator of nonsense transcripts 1 isoform X1: MSVEAYGPSSQTLTFLDTEEAELLGADTQGSEYDFTDFTLPSQTQTQGQTQSQLDSQVNGPDEGLHNGGVDDSVAKASQLLAELNFEEDEEDTYYTKDLPVHACSYCGIHDPACVVYCNTSKKWFCNGRGNTSGSHIVNHLVRAKCKEVTLHKDGPLGETVLECYNCGCRNVFLLGFIPAKADSVVVLLCRQPCASQSSLKDINWDSSQWQPLIQDRCFLSWLVKIPSEQEQLRARQITAQQINKLEELWKDNPTATLEDLEKPGVDEEPQHVLLRYEDAYQYQNIFGPLVKLEADYDKKLKESQTQDNITVRWDLGLNKKRIAYFTLPKTDSGDMRLMQGDEICLRYKGDLAPLWKGIGHVIKVPDNYGDEIAIELRSSVGAPVEIPHNFQVDFVWKSTSFDRMQSALKTFAVDETSVSGYIYHKLLGHEVEDVTIKCQLPKRFTAQGLPDLNHSQVYAVKTVLQRPLSLIQGPPGTGKTVTSATIVYHLSRQGNGPVLVCAPSNIAVDQLTEKIDKTGLKVVRLCAKSREAIESPVSFLALHNQISNMDSMPELQKLQQLKDETGELSSADEKRYRALKRTAERELLMNADVICCTCVGAGDPRLAKMQFRSILIDESTQATEPECMVPVVLGAKQLILVGDHCQLGPVVMCKKAAKAGLSQSLFERLVVLGIRPIRLQVQYRMHPALSAFPSNIFYEGSLQNGVTAADRIKKGFDFQWPQPDKPMFFYVTQGQEEIASSGTSYLNRTEAANVEKITTRLLKAGAKPDQIGIITPYEGQRSYLVQYMQFSGSLHTKLYQQVEIASVDAFQGREKDFIILSCVRANEHQGIGFLNDPRRLNVALTRAKYGVIIVGNPKALSKQPLWNNLLNNYKEQKVLVEGPLNNLRESLMQFSKPRKLVNTINPGGRFMSTAMYDAREALIPGSAYDRSNAAGRPSNMYFQTHDQIGMIGAGPGHMAAMNLPIPFNLVMPPMPPPSYLGQTNGPAAGRGAMKGKPGRGGRQRVRGSAHQGASQGNGPNSQASQDGASQPFSQGPLTQGYISMSQPSQMSQPGLSQPELSQDSYLGDEFKSQIDVALSQDSTYQGERAYQHGGVTGLSQY; the protein is encoded by the exons ATGAGTGTGGAGGCGTACGGGCCGAGCTCCCAGACCCTCACCTTCCTAGACACCGAGGAAGCGGAGTTGCTCGGAGCGGACACCCAGGGCTCCGAGTACGACTTCACCGACTTCACCCTTCCCAGCCAGACGCAAACTCAAGGCCAGACTCAGAGCCAGCTGGACAGTCAG GTTAATGGTCCTGATGAGGGTCTTCACAACGGTGGAGTGGATGACTCCGTGGCCAAAGCCAGCCAGCTGTTGGCCGAGCTCAACTttgaggaggatgaagaagacACGTATTACACCAAAGACCTGCCTGTGCACGCATGCAG CTACTGTGGTATCCATGATCCAGCGTGTGTTGTGTACTGTAATACAAGCAAGAAGTGGTTCTGTAATGGACGTGGAAACACATCTGGCAG TCACATCGTGAACCACTTGGTGAGAGCCAAATGCAAAGAGGTGACGCTGCATAAAGACGGGCCACTTGGAGAGACGGTGCTGGAGTGTTACAACTGCGGCTGCCGCAACGTCTTCCTCTTGGGTTTCATCCCTGCCAAGGCTGATTCCGTGGTGGTGCTACTTTGCAG GCAGCCCTGTGCCAGCCAGAGTAGCCTGAAGGACATCAACTGGGACAGCTCACAATGGCAACCACTGATCCAGGACCGCTGCTTTCTGTCCTGGCTGGTGAAGATCCCATCGGAGCAGGAGCAGCTTCGGGCCCGTCAGATCACCGCCCAGCAGATCAACAAGTTGGAGGAGCTCTGGAAG GACAACCCCACTGCCACCTTGGAAGACCTGGAGAAACCCGGAGTGGACGAGGAGCCCCAGCATGTGCTGCTGCGCTATGAGGACGCTTACCAGTACCAAAACATCTTTGGCCCTTTGGTCAAACTGGAGGCGGACTACGACAAGAAGCTTAAGGAGTCCCAG ACCCAAGACAATATTACAGTCAGGTGGGACCTGGGGCTGAATAAAAAGCGGATTGCCTATTTCACACTGCCCAAGACGGATTCAGGTG ATATGCGGCTGATGCAAGGTGACGAGATCTGTTTGCGgtacaagggagacctggccccACTGTGGAAAGGCATCGGCCATGTCATCAAAGTCCCTGACA ACTATGGGGATGAAATTGCCATTGAGTTGAGGAGCAGTGTTGGAGCGCCTGTGGAAATCCCCCACAACTTCCAGGTGGACTTTGTGTGGAAGTCCACGTCGTTTGACAG gatgcagAGCGCCCTGAAGACGTTTGCGGTGGACGAGACTTCCGTGTCTGGCTACATTTACCACAAACTGCTGGGCCACGAGGTGGAGGATGTCACCATCAAGTGCCAGCTGCCAAAGCGCTTCACTGCCCAGGGCCTGCCTGACCTCAATCACTCACAG gtgtatGCTGTGAAGACCGTGCTGCAGAGGCCCCTCAGTCTGATCCAGGGTCCTCCTGGCACTGGGAAGACTGTCACCTCTGCCACTATCGTCTACCACCTGTCCCGACAAGGCAATGG ACCAGTTCTGGTGTGTGCTCCCAGTAACATTGCCGTGGATCAGTTGACTGAGAAGATTGACAAGACTGGACTTAAGGTCGTCCGGCTGTGTGCCAAGAGCCGAGAGGCCATCGAGTCACCAGTGTCCTTCCTGGCTTTGCACAACCAGATCAGCAACATGGATAG TATGCCGGAGCTTcagaagctgcagcagctgaaggATGAGACGGGCGAGCTGTCGTCTGCTGATGAGAAACGCTACAGGGCTTTGAAACGCACAGCTGAGAGGGAGCTGCTCATG AACGCTGACGTTATCTGTTGTACCTGCGTCGGGGCTGGAGACCCCCGCCTGGCCAAGATGCAGTTCCGCTCCATCCTGATTGATGAGAGCACCCAGGCCACCGAGCCGGAGTGTATGGTGCCCGTGGTGCTTGGAGCCAAGCAG CTCATTCTGGTGGGTGATCACTGCCAGCTGGGGCCTGTGGTGATGTGTAAGAAAGCAGCCAAAGCAGGTCTGTCCCAGTCCCTGTTTGAACGCTTGGTGGTTCTGGGGATCCGGCCAATCCGCCTGCAGGTCCAGTACCGCATGCATCCGGCTCTCAGTGCCTTCCCCTCCAACATCTTCTATGAGGGCTCCCTGCAGAATGGCGTCACTGCAG CTGACCGCATCAAGAAGGGCTTTGACTTCCAGTGGCCGCAGCCGGACAAGCCTATGTTCTTCTACGTGACTCAGGGTCAGGAGGAGATTGCCAGCTCTGGGACCTCCTACCTTAACAG GACGGAGGCTGCCAACGTAGAGAAGATCACCACCAGGCTGCTGAAGGCTGGAGCCAAACCCGACCAGATCGGTATCATCACCCCATACGAGGGTCAGCGCTCCTACCTGGTCCAGTACATGCAGTTCAGCGGCTCCCTGCACACCAAACTCTATCAG CAAGTGGAAATTGCCAGTGTGGACGCCTTCCAGGGCAGAGAGAAGGACTTCATCATCCTGTCTTGTGTCCGTGCCAATGAGCACCAGGGCATCGGTTTCCTGAATGACCCACGTCGTCTAAACGTGGCGCTGACCAGAGCCAA GTATGGTGTGATCATTGTGGGAAACCCCAAAGCCCTCTCCAAGCAGCCGCTGTGGAACAACCTGCTGAACAACTACAAGGAGCAGAAAGTCCTCGTGGAGGGACCGCTCAACAACCTGCGGGAGAGCCTCATGCAGTTCAGCAAGCCCCGCAAGCTGGTCAACACCATCAACCCT GGAGGACGTTTTATGAGCACTGCGATGTACGATGCCCGTGAAGCCCTCATCCCCGGCTCCGCCTATGACCGCAGCAATGCTG CCGGACGCCCGTCCAACATGTACTTTCAAACTCACGACCAGATCGGGATGATTGGGGCAGGCCCTGGTCACATGGCCGCCATGAATCTTCCCATACCCTTCAACCTGGTGATGCCACCAATGCCTCCGCCCAGTTACCTGGGTCAGACCAACGGCCCGGCTGCAG GTCGTGGAGCTATGAAGGGTAAGCCTGGACGTGGTGGGCGGCAGAGGGTCCGCGGGTCGGCACACCAGGGTGCCAGTCAGGGTAACGGACCAAACAGCCAGGCCAGCCAGGACGGGGCCTCCCAGCCCTTCTCCCAGGGGCCGCTGACGCAGGGCTACATCTCCATGAGCCAGCCCTCTCAGATGAGCCAGCCTGGCCTCTCCCAGCCAGAGCTGTCTCAG GACAGCTACCTGGGTGATGAGTTCAAGTCCCAAATCGATGTGGCTTTGTCCCAGGACTCGACTTACCAGGGTGAACGTGCATACCAGCATGGTGGGGTGACTGGACTGTCACAGTATTAG
- the LOC117253517 gene encoding regulator of nonsense transcripts 1 isoform X3 — protein MSVEAYGPSSQTLTFLDTEEAELLGADTQGSEYDFTDFTLPSQTQTQGQTQSQLDSQVNGPDEGLHNGGVDDSVAKASQLLAELNFEEDEEDTYYTKDLPVHACSYCGIHDPACVVYCNTSKKWFCNGRGNTSGSHIVNHLVRAKCKEVTLHKDGPLGETVLECYNCGCRNVFLLGFIPAKADSVVVLLCRQPCASQSSLKDINWDSSQWQPLIQDRCFLSWLVKIPSEQEQLRARQITAQQINKLEELWKDNPTATLEDLEKPGVDEEPQHVLLRYEDAYQYQNIFGPLVKLEADYDKKLKESQTQDNITVRWDLGLNKKRIAYFTLPKTDSGGNSLSLTSSLWFCDMRLMQGDEICLRYKGDLAPLWKGIGHVIKVPDNYGDEIAIELRSSVGAPVEIPHNFQVDFVWKSTSFDRMQSALKTFAVDETSVSGYIYHKLLGHEVEDVTIKCQLPKRFTAQGLPDLNHSQVYAVKTVLQRPLSLIQGPPGTGKTVTSATIVYHLSRQGNGPVLVCAPSNIAVDQLTEKIDKTGLKVVRLCAKSREAIESPVSFLALHNQISNMDSMPELQKLQQLKDETGELSSADEKRYRALKRTAERELLMNADVICCTCVGAGDPRLAKMQFRSILIDESTQATEPECMVPVVLGAKQLILVGDHCQLGPVVMCKKAAKAGLSQSLFERLVVLGIRPIRLQVQYRMHPALSAFPSNIFYEGSLQNGVTAADRIKKGFDFQWPQPDKPMFFYVTQGQEEIASSGTSYLNRTEAANVEKITTRLLKAGAKPDQIGIITPYEGQRSYLVQYMQFSGSLHTKLYQQVEIASVDAFQGREKDFIILSCVRANEHQGIGFLNDPRRLNVALTRAKYGVIIVGNPKALSKQPLWNNLLNNYKEQKVLVEGPLNNLRESLMQFSKPRKLVNTINPGGRFMSTAMYDAREALIPGSAYDRSNAAGRPSNMYFQTHDQIGMIGAGPGHMAAMNLPIPFNLVMPPMPPPSYLGQTNGPAAGRGAMKGKPGRGGRQRVRGSAHQGASQGNGPNSQASQDGASQPFSQGPLTQGYISMSQPSQMSQPGLSQPELSQDSYLGDEFKSQIDVALSQDSTYQGERAYQHGGVTGLSQY, from the exons ATGAGTGTGGAGGCGTACGGGCCGAGCTCCCAGACCCTCACCTTCCTAGACACCGAGGAAGCGGAGTTGCTCGGAGCGGACACCCAGGGCTCCGAGTACGACTTCACCGACTTCACCCTTCCCAGCCAGACGCAAACTCAAGGCCAGACTCAGAGCCAGCTGGACAGTCAG GTTAATGGTCCTGATGAGGGTCTTCACAACGGTGGAGTGGATGACTCCGTGGCCAAAGCCAGCCAGCTGTTGGCCGAGCTCAACTttgaggaggatgaagaagacACGTATTACACCAAAGACCTGCCTGTGCACGCATGCAG CTACTGTGGTATCCATGATCCAGCGTGTGTTGTGTACTGTAATACAAGCAAGAAGTGGTTCTGTAATGGACGTGGAAACACATCTGGCAG TCACATCGTGAACCACTTGGTGAGAGCCAAATGCAAAGAGGTGACGCTGCATAAAGACGGGCCACTTGGAGAGACGGTGCTGGAGTGTTACAACTGCGGCTGCCGCAACGTCTTCCTCTTGGGTTTCATCCCTGCCAAGGCTGATTCCGTGGTGGTGCTACTTTGCAG GCAGCCCTGTGCCAGCCAGAGTAGCCTGAAGGACATCAACTGGGACAGCTCACAATGGCAACCACTGATCCAGGACCGCTGCTTTCTGTCCTGGCTGGTGAAGATCCCATCGGAGCAGGAGCAGCTTCGGGCCCGTCAGATCACCGCCCAGCAGATCAACAAGTTGGAGGAGCTCTGGAAG GACAACCCCACTGCCACCTTGGAAGACCTGGAGAAACCCGGAGTGGACGAGGAGCCCCAGCATGTGCTGCTGCGCTATGAGGACGCTTACCAGTACCAAAACATCTTTGGCCCTTTGGTCAAACTGGAGGCGGACTACGACAAGAAGCTTAAGGAGTCCCAG ACCCAAGACAATATTACAGTCAGGTGGGACCTGGGGCTGAATAAAAAGCGGATTGCCTATTTCACACTGCCCAAGACGGATTCAGGTGGTAATTCTCTGAGCTTGACATCCTCCCTGTGGTTCTGTG ATATGCGGCTGATGCAAGGTGACGAGATCTGTTTGCGgtacaagggagacctggccccACTGTGGAAAGGCATCGGCCATGTCATCAAAGTCCCTGACA ACTATGGGGATGAAATTGCCATTGAGTTGAGGAGCAGTGTTGGAGCGCCTGTGGAAATCCCCCACAACTTCCAGGTGGACTTTGTGTGGAAGTCCACGTCGTTTGACAG gatgcagAGCGCCCTGAAGACGTTTGCGGTGGACGAGACTTCCGTGTCTGGCTACATTTACCACAAACTGCTGGGCCACGAGGTGGAGGATGTCACCATCAAGTGCCAGCTGCCAAAGCGCTTCACTGCCCAGGGCCTGCCTGACCTCAATCACTCACAG gtgtatGCTGTGAAGACCGTGCTGCAGAGGCCCCTCAGTCTGATCCAGGGTCCTCCTGGCACTGGGAAGACTGTCACCTCTGCCACTATCGTCTACCACCTGTCCCGACAAGGCAATGG ACCAGTTCTGGTGTGTGCTCCCAGTAACATTGCCGTGGATCAGTTGACTGAGAAGATTGACAAGACTGGACTTAAGGTCGTCCGGCTGTGTGCCAAGAGCCGAGAGGCCATCGAGTCACCAGTGTCCTTCCTGGCTTTGCACAACCAGATCAGCAACATGGATAG TATGCCGGAGCTTcagaagctgcagcagctgaaggATGAGACGGGCGAGCTGTCGTCTGCTGATGAGAAACGCTACAGGGCTTTGAAACGCACAGCTGAGAGGGAGCTGCTCATG AACGCTGACGTTATCTGTTGTACCTGCGTCGGGGCTGGAGACCCCCGCCTGGCCAAGATGCAGTTCCGCTCCATCCTGATTGATGAGAGCACCCAGGCCACCGAGCCGGAGTGTATGGTGCCCGTGGTGCTTGGAGCCAAGCAG CTCATTCTGGTGGGTGATCACTGCCAGCTGGGGCCTGTGGTGATGTGTAAGAAAGCAGCCAAAGCAGGTCTGTCCCAGTCCCTGTTTGAACGCTTGGTGGTTCTGGGGATCCGGCCAATCCGCCTGCAGGTCCAGTACCGCATGCATCCGGCTCTCAGTGCCTTCCCCTCCAACATCTTCTATGAGGGCTCCCTGCAGAATGGCGTCACTGCAG CTGACCGCATCAAGAAGGGCTTTGACTTCCAGTGGCCGCAGCCGGACAAGCCTATGTTCTTCTACGTGACTCAGGGTCAGGAGGAGATTGCCAGCTCTGGGACCTCCTACCTTAACAG GACGGAGGCTGCCAACGTAGAGAAGATCACCACCAGGCTGCTGAAGGCTGGAGCCAAACCCGACCAGATCGGTATCATCACCCCATACGAGGGTCAGCGCTCCTACCTGGTCCAGTACATGCAGTTCAGCGGCTCCCTGCACACCAAACTCTATCAG CAAGTGGAAATTGCCAGTGTGGACGCCTTCCAGGGCAGAGAGAAGGACTTCATCATCCTGTCTTGTGTCCGTGCCAATGAGCACCAGGGCATCGGTTTCCTGAATGACCCACGTCGTCTAAACGTGGCGCTGACCAGAGCCAA GTATGGTGTGATCATTGTGGGAAACCCCAAAGCCCTCTCCAAGCAGCCGCTGTGGAACAACCTGCTGAACAACTACAAGGAGCAGAAAGTCCTCGTGGAGGGACCGCTCAACAACCTGCGGGAGAGCCTCATGCAGTTCAGCAAGCCCCGCAAGCTGGTCAACACCATCAACCCT GGAGGACGTTTTATGAGCACTGCGATGTACGATGCCCGTGAAGCCCTCATCCCCGGCTCCGCCTATGACCGCAGCAATGCTG CCGGACGCCCGTCCAACATGTACTTTCAAACTCACGACCAGATCGGGATGATTGGGGCAGGCCCTGGTCACATGGCCGCCATGAATCTTCCCATACCCTTCAACCTGGTGATGCCACCAATGCCTCCGCCCAGTTACCTGGGTCAGACCAACGGCCCGGCTGCAG GTCGTGGAGCTATGAAGGGTAAGCCTGGACGTGGTGGGCGGCAGAGGGTCCGCGGGTCGGCACACCAGGGTGCCAGTCAGGGTAACGGACCAAACAGCCAGGCCAGCCAGGACGGGGCCTCCCAGCCCTTCTCCCAGGGGCCGCTGACGCAGGGCTACATCTCCATGAGCCAGCCCTCTCAGATGAGCCAGCCTGGCCTCTCCCAGCCAGAGCTGTCTCAG GACAGCTACCTGGGTGATGAGTTCAAGTCCCAAATCGATGTGGCTTTGTCCCAGGACTCGACTTACCAGGGTGAACGTGCATACCAGCATGGTGGGGTGACTGGACTGTCACAGTATTAG
- the LOC117253517 gene encoding regulator of nonsense transcripts 1 isoform X2 produces MSVEAYGPSSQTLTFLDTEEAELLGADTQGSEYDFTDFTLPSQTQTQGQTQSQLDSQVNGPDEGLHNGGVDDSVAKASQLLAELNFEEDEEDTYYTKDLPVHACSYCGIHDPACVVYCNTSKKWFCNGRGNTSGSHIVNHLVRAKCKEVTLHKDGPLGETVLECYNCGCRNVFLLGFIPAKADSVVVLLCRQPCASQSSLKDINWDSSQWQPLIQDRCFLSWLVKIPSEQEQLRARQITAQQINKLEELWKDNPTATLEDLEKPGVDEEPQHVLLRYEDAYQYQNIFGPLVKLEADYDKKLKESQTQDNITVRWDLGLNKKRIAYFTLPKTDSDMRLMQGDEICLRYKGDLAPLWKGIGHVIKVPDNYGDEIAIELRSSVGAPVEIPHNFQVDFVWKSTSFDRMQSALKTFAVDETSVSGYIYHKLLGHEVEDVTIKCQLPKRFTAQGLPDLNHSQVYAVKTVLQRPLSLIQGPPGTGKTVTSATIVYHLSRQGNGPVLVCAPSNIAVDQLTEKIDKTGLKVVRLCAKSREAIESPVSFLALHNQISNMDSMPELQKLQQLKDETGELSSADEKRYRALKRTAERELLMNADVICCTCVGAGDPRLAKMQFRSILIDESTQATEPECMVPVVLGAKQLILVGDHCQLGPVVMCKKAAKAGLSQSLFERLVVLGIRPIRLQVQYRMHPALSAFPSNIFYEGSLQNGVTAADRIKKGFDFQWPQPDKPMFFYVTQGQEEIASSGTSYLNRTEAANVEKITTRLLKAGAKPDQIGIITPYEGQRSYLVQYMQFSGSLHTKLYQQVEIASVDAFQGREKDFIILSCVRANEHQGIGFLNDPRRLNVALTRAKYGVIIVGNPKALSKQPLWNNLLNNYKEQKVLVEGPLNNLRESLMQFSKPRKLVNTINPGGRFMSTAMYDAREALIPGSAYDRSNAAGRPSNMYFQTHDQIGMIGAGPGHMAAMNLPIPFNLVMPPMPPPSYLGQTNGPAAGRGAMKGKPGRGGRQRVRGSAHQGASQGNGPNSQASQDGASQPFSQGPLTQGYISMSQPSQMSQPGLSQPELSQDSYLGDEFKSQIDVALSQDSTYQGERAYQHGGVTGLSQY; encoded by the exons ATGAGTGTGGAGGCGTACGGGCCGAGCTCCCAGACCCTCACCTTCCTAGACACCGAGGAAGCGGAGTTGCTCGGAGCGGACACCCAGGGCTCCGAGTACGACTTCACCGACTTCACCCTTCCCAGCCAGACGCAAACTCAAGGCCAGACTCAGAGCCAGCTGGACAGTCAG GTTAATGGTCCTGATGAGGGTCTTCACAACGGTGGAGTGGATGACTCCGTGGCCAAAGCCAGCCAGCTGTTGGCCGAGCTCAACTttgaggaggatgaagaagacACGTATTACACCAAAGACCTGCCTGTGCACGCATGCAG CTACTGTGGTATCCATGATCCAGCGTGTGTTGTGTACTGTAATACAAGCAAGAAGTGGTTCTGTAATGGACGTGGAAACACATCTGGCAG TCACATCGTGAACCACTTGGTGAGAGCCAAATGCAAAGAGGTGACGCTGCATAAAGACGGGCCACTTGGAGAGACGGTGCTGGAGTGTTACAACTGCGGCTGCCGCAACGTCTTCCTCTTGGGTTTCATCCCTGCCAAGGCTGATTCCGTGGTGGTGCTACTTTGCAG GCAGCCCTGTGCCAGCCAGAGTAGCCTGAAGGACATCAACTGGGACAGCTCACAATGGCAACCACTGATCCAGGACCGCTGCTTTCTGTCCTGGCTGGTGAAGATCCCATCGGAGCAGGAGCAGCTTCGGGCCCGTCAGATCACCGCCCAGCAGATCAACAAGTTGGAGGAGCTCTGGAAG GACAACCCCACTGCCACCTTGGAAGACCTGGAGAAACCCGGAGTGGACGAGGAGCCCCAGCATGTGCTGCTGCGCTATGAGGACGCTTACCAGTACCAAAACATCTTTGGCCCTTTGGTCAAACTGGAGGCGGACTACGACAAGAAGCTTAAGGAGTCCCAG ACCCAAGACAATATTACAGTCAGGTGGGACCTGGGGCTGAATAAAAAGCGGATTGCCTATTTCACACTGCCCAAGACGGATTCAG ATATGCGGCTGATGCAAGGTGACGAGATCTGTTTGCGgtacaagggagacctggccccACTGTGGAAAGGCATCGGCCATGTCATCAAAGTCCCTGACA ACTATGGGGATGAAATTGCCATTGAGTTGAGGAGCAGTGTTGGAGCGCCTGTGGAAATCCCCCACAACTTCCAGGTGGACTTTGTGTGGAAGTCCACGTCGTTTGACAG gatgcagAGCGCCCTGAAGACGTTTGCGGTGGACGAGACTTCCGTGTCTGGCTACATTTACCACAAACTGCTGGGCCACGAGGTGGAGGATGTCACCATCAAGTGCCAGCTGCCAAAGCGCTTCACTGCCCAGGGCCTGCCTGACCTCAATCACTCACAG gtgtatGCTGTGAAGACCGTGCTGCAGAGGCCCCTCAGTCTGATCCAGGGTCCTCCTGGCACTGGGAAGACTGTCACCTCTGCCACTATCGTCTACCACCTGTCCCGACAAGGCAATGG ACCAGTTCTGGTGTGTGCTCCCAGTAACATTGCCGTGGATCAGTTGACTGAGAAGATTGACAAGACTGGACTTAAGGTCGTCCGGCTGTGTGCCAAGAGCCGAGAGGCCATCGAGTCACCAGTGTCCTTCCTGGCTTTGCACAACCAGATCAGCAACATGGATAG TATGCCGGAGCTTcagaagctgcagcagctgaaggATGAGACGGGCGAGCTGTCGTCTGCTGATGAGAAACGCTACAGGGCTTTGAAACGCACAGCTGAGAGGGAGCTGCTCATG AACGCTGACGTTATCTGTTGTACCTGCGTCGGGGCTGGAGACCCCCGCCTGGCCAAGATGCAGTTCCGCTCCATCCTGATTGATGAGAGCACCCAGGCCACCGAGCCGGAGTGTATGGTGCCCGTGGTGCTTGGAGCCAAGCAG CTCATTCTGGTGGGTGATCACTGCCAGCTGGGGCCTGTGGTGATGTGTAAGAAAGCAGCCAAAGCAGGTCTGTCCCAGTCCCTGTTTGAACGCTTGGTGGTTCTGGGGATCCGGCCAATCCGCCTGCAGGTCCAGTACCGCATGCATCCGGCTCTCAGTGCCTTCCCCTCCAACATCTTCTATGAGGGCTCCCTGCAGAATGGCGTCACTGCAG CTGACCGCATCAAGAAGGGCTTTGACTTCCAGTGGCCGCAGCCGGACAAGCCTATGTTCTTCTACGTGACTCAGGGTCAGGAGGAGATTGCCAGCTCTGGGACCTCCTACCTTAACAG GACGGAGGCTGCCAACGTAGAGAAGATCACCACCAGGCTGCTGAAGGCTGGAGCCAAACCCGACCAGATCGGTATCATCACCCCATACGAGGGTCAGCGCTCCTACCTGGTCCAGTACATGCAGTTCAGCGGCTCCCTGCACACCAAACTCTATCAG CAAGTGGAAATTGCCAGTGTGGACGCCTTCCAGGGCAGAGAGAAGGACTTCATCATCCTGTCTTGTGTCCGTGCCAATGAGCACCAGGGCATCGGTTTCCTGAATGACCCACGTCGTCTAAACGTGGCGCTGACCAGAGCCAA GTATGGTGTGATCATTGTGGGAAACCCCAAAGCCCTCTCCAAGCAGCCGCTGTGGAACAACCTGCTGAACAACTACAAGGAGCAGAAAGTCCTCGTGGAGGGACCGCTCAACAACCTGCGGGAGAGCCTCATGCAGTTCAGCAAGCCCCGCAAGCTGGTCAACACCATCAACCCT GGAGGACGTTTTATGAGCACTGCGATGTACGATGCCCGTGAAGCCCTCATCCCCGGCTCCGCCTATGACCGCAGCAATGCTG CCGGACGCCCGTCCAACATGTACTTTCAAACTCACGACCAGATCGGGATGATTGGGGCAGGCCCTGGTCACATGGCCGCCATGAATCTTCCCATACCCTTCAACCTGGTGATGCCACCAATGCCTCCGCCCAGTTACCTGGGTCAGACCAACGGCCCGGCTGCAG GTCGTGGAGCTATGAAGGGTAAGCCTGGACGTGGTGGGCGGCAGAGGGTCCGCGGGTCGGCACACCAGGGTGCCAGTCAGGGTAACGGACCAAACAGCCAGGCCAGCCAGGACGGGGCCTCCCAGCCCTTCTCCCAGGGGCCGCTGACGCAGGGCTACATCTCCATGAGCCAGCCCTCTCAGATGAGCCAGCCTGGCCTCTCCCAGCCAGAGCTGTCTCAG GACAGCTACCTGGGTGATGAGTTCAAGTCCCAAATCGATGTGGCTTTGTCCCAGGACTCGACTTACCAGGGTGAACGTGCATACCAGCATGGTGGGGTGACTGGACTGTCACAGTATTAG
- the LOC117254397 gene encoding pyroglutamyl-peptidase 1-like encodes MDNSKRTVVVTGFGPFGEHTVNASWVAVQELKKLGLGSEVDLHVSEVPVEYQTVQSLVPSLWKKYRPLLVVHVGVSGMATTVTLEKCGRNHGYKGLDNSSFCPDSQCCIVGGPDCINSVIDMESVCKRVSASGLGVAVSVSKDAGRYLCDFTYYTSLYLSHGRSAFVHVPPLGKPYSGEDLGRALQAIIQEMLELLDQAEEKIHCQQHHFH; translated from the exons GTTTTGGGCCATTTGGAGAGCACACAGTCAACGCCAGCTGGGTAGCAGTACAG GAATTGAAGAAGCTTGGACTGGGCAGTGAAGTGGACTTGCATGTATCCGAAGTTCCTGTAGAGTACCAGACAGTCCAGAGTTTGGTTCCTTCATTATGGAAGAAGTATCGTCCACTG TTGGTCGTTCATGTTGGAGTCTCAGGTATGGCTACCACTGTCACGTTGGAGAAGTGTGGCAGAAATCATGGCTATAAGGGCCTGGACAACAGCAGCTTCTGTCCTGATTCACAGTGTTGCATTGTGGGAGGCCCGGACTGTATCAACTCAGTTATTGACATGGAATCAGTCTGTAAGAGAGTGAGTGCCTCGGGGCTGGGAgtagctgtctctgtctccaaaGATGCTGGAAG GTATCTGTGTGATTTCACCTACTACACGTCTCTGTACCTGAGCCACGGTCGCTCTGCCTTCGTTCATGTGCCTCCCCTCGGAAAGCCTTACAGCGGGGAGGACCTGGGACGTGCGCTGCAGGCCATCATCCAGGAGATGCTGGAGCTTCTGGACCAGGCCGAAGAGAAGATCCACTGCCAGCAGCACCACTTCCACTAA